From a region of the Nonlabens sp. Hel1_33_55 genome:
- the trmD gene encoding tRNA (guanosine(37)-N1)-methyltransferase TrmD, translating to MRIDIITLLPELIKSPFEASILKRAMDKGIVEVHMHDLRRYGLNKYNQVDDYQYGGGAGMVMMIEPIDKMITELSEDRTYDEIIYMTPDGETLNQGIANHLSLKENIIILCGHYKGVDQRVRDLYVTKEISIGDYVLSGGELGAAVLCDAIIRLIPNVISDETSALTDSFQDGLLAPPVYTRPADYKGSQVPEILLSGNSAKIDEWREEQAFERTKKRRPDLLTDD from the coding sequence TTGAGAATAGACATCATCACATTGCTGCCAGAGTTGATTAAAAGCCCGTTTGAGGCGTCGATATTGAAGCGCGCGATGGATAAGGGAATTGTGGAAGTTCACATGCATGATCTGCGTAGATATGGTCTGAATAAATACAATCAAGTGGATGACTATCAATATGGCGGCGGCGCGGGAATGGTGATGATGATTGAGCCTATTGACAAGATGATTACAGAGTTGAGTGAAGATCGCACCTATGACGAGATCATCTACATGACTCCAGATGGCGAAACTCTAAATCAAGGAATTGCCAATCATTTGTCTCTCAAGGAAAATATTATAATTCTTTGCGGGCATTATAAAGGTGTTGATCAACGTGTTCGAGATCTATACGTGACTAAGGAAATTTCCATAGGCGATTACGTCTTGAGTGGTGGAGAGTTGGGAGCAGCAGTTTTGTGTGATGCGATCATTAGACTAATTCCTAACGTGATTAGTGATGAGACCAGTGCTTTGACAGACAGTTTCCAGGATGGATTGCTCGCACCGCCAGTCTATACCAGACCGGCTGATTACAAAGGCAGCCAGGTGCCAGAGATATTATTGAGTGGAAATAGTGCAAAAATTGACGAATGGAGAGAGGAACAGGCTTTTGAACGTACGAAAAAACGCAGACCTGATCTTTTAACTGATGATTAA
- a CDS encoding T9SS type A sorting domain-containing protein — protein MKILILSFILSVIGFSSYAIPTEQPAVVVHQMAQKPEKMTLLANPVKDGTLKLSFANVQSESLNVVIINSLGKRVFESKRSLNKQTQIFDVSSLASGIYFLRVNTDQSNFVKKLIVQ, from the coding sequence ATGAAAATACTTATACTCTCTTTTATTTTAAGCGTGATTGGTTTTTCATCATACGCTATACCTACTGAGCAGCCTGCTGTAGTGGTTCATCAAATGGCACAAAAGCCAGAGAAGATGACTTTGCTGGCAAATCCCGTTAAGGATGGTACGCTTAAGCTTTCATTTGCTAACGTTCAAAGTGAATCATTAAACGTTGTGATCATCAACTCATTGGGCAAACGTGTTTTTGAGTCCAAACGCAGTCTTAATAAGCAAACCCAAATCTTTGATGTTTCCTCACTAGCTTCAGGAATCTACTTTTTAAGAGTCAATACAGACCAATCCAATTTTGTCAAGAAACTGATCGTACAGTAG
- the rplS gene encoding 50S ribosomal protein L19, translating into MTDLVKFVQDEFITKKEFPKFGPGDTITVFYEIKEGEKSRTQFFRGVVLQVRGSGATKTFTIRKMSGNTGVERIFPMNLPAIQKIEMNKAGSVRRKRIFYFRELTGKKARIKEARRK; encoded by the coding sequence ATGACTGATTTAGTAAAATTCGTTCAAGACGAGTTTATTACAAAGAAAGAATTTCCAAAATTTGGACCTGGAGACACGATCACCGTGTTTTATGAAATTAAGGAAGGCGAGAAAAGCCGTACCCAGTTTTTCCGTGGTGTCGTACTACAGGTAAGAGGTTCTGGAGCAACTAAGACCTTTACAATTCGCAAAATGAGTGGTAACACAGGTGTTGAGCGTATCTTCCCTATGAACCTTCCAGCGATCCAGAAGATCGAGATGAACAAAGCAGGTAGTGTACGTAGAAAACGTATCTTCTACTTTAGAGAACTTACTGGTAAGAAAGCCCGTATCAAAGAGGCACGTAGAAAATAA